Below is a genomic region from Dyella jiangningensis.
GGGGTCGGGGGTGAGGGTTCGGGGACACCGAAGCGCTACGCTCCGACCGCACCCTCTCCCCCAGCCCCTCTCCCAAAGGGAGAGGGGGGTGATCGAGGGGTGCTTCGAGGATGGATTGCGTGCGGGCGATCTCCCGACGCCCAGGCAGAAACGCTAGTACGTCGCCATCGTTCTCCTGCAGGGCCACGCGAACGACGCGCGCCAGATGATGCTCGGTGCTTTCCTGCACGCGCGCCGGCGGATACGCCACTTTCACCGGAAAACTCCGGCCGGGACTGCTGATGCGCGGCGCATCCAGCCACTGCGCGATGCGCTCGCCGTCGAGCGTGGCGGACATCACGACGATGCGCAGATCCGGCCGCAGCGTGCCCTGTACATCGAGCGCGAGGGCGGCACCGAGGTCGCCGGCGAGATGCCGCTCATGGAATTCGTCGAACAGGATCGCGCCGATGCCGGTGAGTTCGGGATCGTCCTGTATCAGCCGTGTGAGGATGCCTTCGGTCACCACCTCGACACGCGTGGCCTTGCCCACTCTCGCTTCGAAGCGAATGCGGTAACCGACCGTGTGCCCTACTTCTTCACCCCGCTGCTGCGCCATGAACTGCGCCGCCGCACGCGCCGCGATGCGCCGGGGCTCGAGCATCAGGATCTTGCCGTCGCCCAGCCAGGGCTGATCGAGCAAGGCGAGCGGCACCTGCGTGGTCTTGCCCGCACCGGGCGGCGCCTCCAGCACCAGGCGAGGGTGCGCGGCGAGCGAGGCGCGGATCTCCGGCAACAGCGGCGTGATGGGGAAGGAAGGCAATGCACTCATCGCGCCCATGATAACGGCGCGCTGGCAATGACGAGGGCTGTCGGCACTCCGGCAGTCGCCGGAGCGCCTGCGGAAAGGTCGTCATGCCCTTTCCGCAGGCGCAGCACGTTCAGTGGGTGGACGGCGGCGCCTCGCTCGCCGCACGCAGCGGCGCCAGCGATTCGAACTTGCGCTGGTACTCGTCCGTCACCTGCTTGGCTTCTTCGCTGCTGGTGATGACGCGCGGCGTGATCAGCACGATCAGCTCGGTGCGGTTGCGGTTGTGGTTGGTGGTGCCGAACAGGCGGCCGATGACCGGCACGCGGTTGAGGCCAGGAACGCCGGTATCGGTGTTGCCCTCGTTCTGCTGGATCAGGCCGCCGAGCAGCACGGTCTGCCCGCTCTGCACGGCGATCTGCGTGCCCACCGCGCGCTGCTGGATGGTGAAGTTGCCCTGCGAGTTCGCCGCGCCGGTGGTGTTGCTCACCTGTTGCTGCACGTTGAGGTACACCAGTCCGCCCGGGTTCACGCGCGGCTGCACGTCGAGGATCACGCCGGTGGGCACATAGCTCACGCTGCTCGCGGTGGAGCCGGCCGTGGTGGCCCCCAGGCCGGTCACGATCGAGGTCTGGTTGATCGGCACCTGGTCACCAACCTGGATGTGTGCCACCTGGTTGTTCAGCACCACCAGCGACGGTGCAGACAGTGTCTTGGTGTTGCCGTTCGTTTCCAACGCGCGGACGGCCACCTGCAGCTTGCTGTTGCCGCTCAGGAAGGAATAGAAGAGCGGCTCGCCACCGTACTGGTTGCCACCGCCACCCAGCGCTCCTTGATGGCGCATGCCCGGGTAGACCGAGTCGGCGCCGATGAGGTTGCCACTGCTGTCGTATTTGGGCGTGCTGTTCGCCAAGCCCTGCAGATACCACTGCACGCCGAACTCGAACTGGCCGGTGAGATCCACCTCGAGGATGCGCATCTCGATCTGTACCTGCAGCGGCACGTTGTCCAGGCGCTTGATGGCCTGCTCGATCTCGGCCCACTGCGACGGCCGCGCACGCACCAGCAACTGGTTGTTGGAATCCACCGAGCTGATGCGGATGCTGCCGTCTTCGGAAGTGTATTGCGCGCCCGCGGCGTTGCTGTTGCCGCCGTTGGCGTTGTTGGCATTGCCGAGCGCGCCGGCTGCCCCACCGCCGGTGTTGCCAAAACTGCTGCCCGTGTTGCCGAAGGCATTGCCCGTACCGGTGCCGCTGGTGGTTCCCAGGCCACCGGCGCTGCCGAAGCCGCCGCCCACGCCGTTGACGCCAGTGCTGCTGCCGAAGCTGCCCGCCGTGCTGCCCATGCCGCTGGCCGAGCCATTGGCGTTCTCACTGGTGCCCAGCGTATTGCTGGTAAGACCCGGGCCGACCTTGCCGTTGTTGGCGCCGCCCGCGCCACCGCCGTTGGTGTAGATCTGCGCCAGGTACTGCGCCAGCTCCGACGCCTTGATGTTGCGCACGTCGTACACGAACAGGTTGGGCTCGTTGCCGCCGCCGCGATCGATCTTGGCGACCCAGTCACCGACTTCCTGCAGGTAATTGGGCTGTGTGCTGATCACCACCAGCGCATTGGTGCGTTCGATCGGAATGAAGCGCAGCATGCCGGCCAGCGGCGTGTCGCCCTTCGGCCCGAAGATCTGGTCGAGCTGCGGCATCAGCTCGGCGACGTTGGCGTGCTGCAGGCTGAACACGCCCACCGACATGCCGCGCAGCCAGTCCACGTCGAAGGTGCGGACGGTGCGCTGGTAGTTGTCCAGTTCCGACGGCGTGCCGGAAAGCACGATCAGGTTGCGCGACGCATCCACCAGCAGGATGGAATCGGCGCGCGCGAACGGCTTGATCAGCTTCTGCATCTCGTTGGCCGAGATGTAACGCAGCGAGAACAGGCGCGCCTGCAATCCACCCTGCGGCGCCACCGCGTTGAGGCTCGGCACGAGGTTGCCGGCGACCGCGTCCTTGGCGGGCATCACCACGTAGTGCCCGTTCTGCATGACCAGCGCGTTGTTGGTCCACGACAGCAGCGTCTCCAGGATGGGAATGGCCTGGCTGCTGTCCACCGGTTCGGCGGTGGAGAAGGAGATGTTGCCCTGCACGCCCGGGACGATGGTGTAGTTCTGCTTGAGCAGGTCACCCAGGATCGCCTTGACCACCGCCTGCACGGGCTGGTTTTCGAAGTTGAACGTCACCGCGCCGTCGCCGCTGGCCGCCTTGCGCGGCTGAGCCAACCCGGTCGCGCGAATGAACTGGCCGCTGCCGCTGTTCACGTCGGGGCGCGGGACCACCGCGCTTTCCGCATTGCCGCCGGCATTGAGGGGCAGGGGCTGCGGCACCGGCTTTTCCGTGCCGGCCATGGCCTCGCGTTGCAGCGCCCCGTCGTCGTGCTGGGGCGGCAAGCTCTGGCAGCCGGCAAGCCACATCGCCATGGCAAGCGTGCCGATGCGGTGAAGCCGCGGTGTGCGGTGGATGGTCATGGCTCAGTGTGCTCCC
It encodes:
- the gspD gene encoding type II secretion system secretin GspD, which produces MTIHRTPRLHRIGTLAMAMWLAGCQSLPPQHDDGALQREAMAGTEKPVPQPLPLNAGGNAESAVVPRPDVNSGSGQFIRATGLAQPRKAASGDGAVTFNFENQPVQAVVKAILGDLLKQNYTIVPGVQGNISFSTAEPVDSSQAIPILETLLSWTNNALVMQNGHYVVMPAKDAVAGNLVPSLNAVAPQGGLQARLFSLRYISANEMQKLIKPFARADSILLVDASRNLIVLSGTPSELDNYQRTVRTFDVDWLRGMSVGVFSLQHANVAELMPQLDQIFGPKGDTPLAGMLRFIPIERTNALVVISTQPNYLQEVGDWVAKIDRGGGNEPNLFVYDVRNIKASELAQYLAQIYTNGGGAGGANNGKVGPGLTSNTLGTSENANGSASGMGSTAGSFGSSTGVNGVGGGFGSAGGLGTTSGTGTGNAFGNTGSSFGNTGGGAAGALGNANNANGGNSNAAGAQYTSEDGSIRISSVDSNNQLLVRARPSQWAEIEQAIKRLDNVPLQVQIEMRILEVDLTGQFEFGVQWYLQGLANSTPKYDSSGNLIGADSVYPGMRHQGALGGGGNQYGGEPLFYSFLSGNSKLQVAVRALETNGNTKTLSAPSLVVLNNQVAHIQVGDQVPINQTSIVTGLGATTAGSTASSVSYVPTGVILDVQPRVNPGGLVYLNVQQQVSNTTGAANSQGNFTIQQRAVGTQIAVQSGQTVLLGGLIQQNEGNTDTGVPGLNRVPVIGRLFGTTNHNRNRTELIVLITPRVITSSEEAKQVTDEYQRKFESLAPLRAASEAPPSTH